Proteins found in one Anoplolepis gracilipes chromosome 7, ASM4749672v1, whole genome shotgun sequence genomic segment:
- the Drep2 gene encoding uncharacterized protein Drep2 isoform X2, with protein sequence MEIGNLVEETNFEATDKIDQTELHVDQTESLHTHKPLNDQPTISAIPKIVCETIHALELHDETPSWKIMDNKGRVTVVLHWDQRSSSSSQVQQQQSKAGQDAQTSKYSPTKKVDLSGAQRPSLVIQTSLDKLGYDGKATHLPGEIGPTRYTSPRITVINHDDMQPTQPHLPGRLVKQGTNSFDSTTIHIHTPECSNHIHQPVARNGSPVNGADGGAVGECDFHCCALHEEGRRIAVHKSVATSPIQDATHAQYQHPHHPHQQQQQQTQTQTPSPQPPSSLSDGTKRPGLSKGHVRFRDTADEESTSRLIGATSFHLHHNHHHHHQEHDSSESETENTIMEDEIVTSEKFLLLIDQLTVDQKHHLSIKDIGIILERLSSKILDVERLDRESESEECYNWTIKAIIRGDVLRELGVIYNGNYYAISEHPGYKEESEENNEDNEEEEEDRL encoded by the exons ATGGAAATCGGCAACTTGGTTGAGGAAACTAACTTCGAGGCAACTGATAAAATTGATCAAACTGAATTACACGTGGATCAAACTGAAtccttacacacacacaagccTTTAAACGATCAACCAA CAATTTCGGCGATTCCGAAAATAGTCTGCGAGACGATCCACGCGCTGGAGTTGCACGATGAGACGCCATCGTGGAAAATCATGGACAATAAAGGCCGAGTCACAGTGGTGCTACACTGGGACCAgcgctcgtcgtcgtcgtcgcagGTACAGCAGCAGCAATCGAAGGCAGGCCAGGATGCTCAAACCTCCAAGTATTCGCCGACTAAGAAAGTCGACCTGAGCGGTGCTCAACGGCCGTCCTTGGTGATTCAGACTAGCTTGGATAAGCTCGGCTATGACGGCAAAGCGACGCATCTGCCCGGCGAGATCGGCCCGACGCGGTACACTAGCCCGCGAATCACTGTGATAAATCATGACGATATG CAACCGACACAGCCGCACTTGCCGGGCCGCCTAGTGAAGCAGGGCACGAATTCGTTCGACAGCACGACCATCCACATTCACACGCCAGAGTGCTCTAATCACATCCATCAACCGGTCGCGCGAAATGGCAGTCCAGTGAACGGTGCTGACGGCGGTGCCGTCGGCGAATGCGACTTCCACTGCTGCGCCTTGCACGAGGAAGGTCGCAGAATCGCTGTGCATAAGTCGGTGGCGACGTCACCGATCCAGGACGCGACACACGCGCAATATCAACATCCGCATCACCCGcatcaacaacaacaacagcagaCGCAGACGCAAACACCATCGCCACAGCCGCCATCCTCGCTGTCAGACGGCACTAAGCGACCTGGCCTGAGTAAAGGTCACGTTCGCTTCCGTGACACCGCCGACGAGGAGTCGACCTCGCGTCTGATCGGCGCCACCAGTTTCCATTTGCACCAtaatcatcatcatcaccatCAAGAGCACGACAGCTCCGAGTCTGAGACGGAGAACACGATAATGGAAGACGAGATCGTGACTTCGGAGAAATTTCTACTTTTGATCGACCAGCTAACGGTTGACCAGAAGCATCATCTTAGCATCAAGGACATCGGCATCATACTAGAACGACTCAGCTCCAAGATCCTCGATGTTGAGCGATTGGATCGCGAAAGCGAGAGCGAAGAGTGTTACAATTGGACGATCAAGGCGATCATCCGGGGCGATGTTCTACGGGAGCTCGGAGTGATTTATAACGGGAACTACTACGCGATTTCGGAGCATCCCGGCTACAAGGAGGAGTCCGAGGAGAATAACGAGGATAatgaagaggaggaggaggataGACTTTAA